In a genomic window of Lepisosteus oculatus isolate fLepOcu1 chromosome 3, fLepOcu1.hap2, whole genome shotgun sequence:
- the serpine1 gene encoding plasminogen activator inhibitor 1 — MQVVFVLFCLVGATLCTVVTERQVDFGMRVFQEVAKSSSNQRNLVFSPYGISSVMGMAQMGAAGNTLRQLHTHMGYSLQVRGAPRQQRLLQKQLANEGALQVANAVMADRRLRLERAFRRGLAKAFQSDVHQVDYTEPETALKVINDWVYDNTEGMIPDFLPSGSVGEETRLVLLNAIHFQGRWMVPFDPKLTQERIFHCPNGSLVSVPMMQMTSRFNYGEFMTADGLEYDVIELPYEGDTMSMFLVSPFERDTPLSELTQGLNGQSIQQWRAGLRRVSRQLALPRFSIDTETDLKDALSDLGLGDIFSEREADFSRMSAFENLFVSKVLQRVKIEVNEEGTTGSSATAAIIYSRMAIEEVTLDRPFLFLVQHKATGAVLFMGQVMEPEDK, encoded by the exons ATGCAGGTTGTTTTCGTGTTGTTCTGTCTGGTGGGGGCCACCCTGTGCACTGTGGTTACCGAACGGCAGGTGGATTTCGGAATGCGGGTTTTCCAGGAAGTGGCGAAATCATCCTCGAACCAGAGGAATCTGGTCTTCTCCCCCTATGGCATATCCTCAGTGATGGGCATGGCTCAGATGGGCGCTGCAGGCAACACCCTGAGACAGCTGCATACCCACATGGGCTACTCTTTGCAAG TGCGGGGAGCTCCCCGACAGCAGCGCCtcctgcagaagcagctggcaAACGAGGGGGCATTACAGGTGGCCAACGCCGTCATGGCAGACAGGAGGCTCAGGCTGGAGCGGGCTTTCCGCCGGGGACTGGCCAAGGCCTTCCAGAGCGATGTGCACCAGGTGGACTACACTGAGCCTGAGACAGCACTGAAGGTCATCAATGACTGGGTGTACGACAACACTGAAG GCATGATCCCAGACTTCCTGCCATCTGGTTCAGTCGGCGAGGAGACCCGCCTGGTCTTACTCAATGCCATCCACTTCCAGGGTCGCTGGATGGTGCCCTTTGACCCAAAGCTCACCCAGGAACGTATCTTCCACTGCCCTAACGGCAGTCTGGTCTCGGTGCCCATGATGCAAATGACCAGCCGATTCAACTACG gggaGTTCATGACCGCTGATGGGCTGGAGTACGATGTCATTGAGCTGCCGTATGAAGGGGACACAATGAGCATGTTCCTGGTGTCCCCCTTCGAAAGGGACACGCCCCTCTCCGAGCTGACACAGGGGCTGAACGGGCAGAGCATTCAGCAGTGGAGggcggggctccggcgtgtgaGCAGACAACTGGCGCTGCCCAG GTTCTCCATCGACACTGAGACCGACCTGAAAGATGCTCTTTCTGATCTGGGCCTGGGCGACATCTTCAGCGAGCGGGAGGCAGACTTCTCTCGCATGAGTG CCTTTGAGAACCTGTTCGTGTCCAAGGTCCTGCAGCGAGTAAAGATTGAAGTCAATGAGGAAGGCACCACTGGCTCCTCTGCCACAG CGGCAATTATCTACTCCCGCATGGCCATCGAGGAAGTGACCCTGGACCGGCCCTTCCTCTTCCTGGTGCAGCACAAAGCTACAG GTGCCGTCCTCTTCATGGGCCAGGTGATGGAACCAGAGGATAAGTGA